TTACCTTCTTTAGCCTCTAGTTTTTCAAACACCTTTGACCAACCATTGAGTTCCCACGCATAATTATTTACTAAATCTCCCGTAAAGAAAATAACATCAGGCTTACAATCATTAATAAGTTTCACCGCACTTTCTAAAATATTATATCGATAATTAAAACTTCCTATATGGACGTCAGAAATTTGAACAATTTTAAAACCTATAAAATCTTCGGGTAAATTCTTAAATGCCACTTCAACATGATGAACTTTGAATCTATAAGCTGCTTTGAAAATGGCATACACAATTACAAAAAATGGTAAAAATCCGGAAAGCAGTGCTAATACAATAATGAACCACTTCGAATTTGGTAATAATTGATTTGTAAAATAAAACAAAGCGATTACCACAACAAAAATTATTTTTGGGATAAAAGAAGATACTGTTAAACCGTATAAACTTGAAATTAAAAGCTGTTTTCTTCCGGGATGTATGGAATCCATTTTAATCTTTAAAACTAAGATTGAAATAATCAATCCCAAAGAGAATAACCAAAAAGAAATATCAATTGAAATTTTAATTAAAGGAGTATTAATTAAATTTAGCATGGGTTGTAATCCGAAAAATGCTAGAACATCAATCACCAAAATGGCAATACATAATAGAACGATAGTAAAAAAGGAAAACGATTTCATTTTTTAAATTATAATAACACGATTATTTTTTTATCTAAGAATAGTGTATTAAATTTAACTATTATTAATTAAAAATAAACTAATATGGAAATAATTATTCAATTCGTAAAAATGCCTACAAGTGAGACGATGGAAACGTTTGTTACAGAACGTTTAGAAAAATTAGAAAAAAAATATGATTGGATTATTAAAGCAGATGTATCTTATAAATTAGAAAATGACCCTACAGGAAAGGGTAAAATATGTGATATTAGGTTAAGCTTACCTGGACCTTTAATTTTTGCAACTTCTGATGAAAACAGTTGGGAAGCTGCTACAGATGCAACAATAAGAGATATAGAAAAGCAATTACAAAAACGGAAGGCGTCCATGAAAACACATTCTTAAAAATTAGGGTCAATTAAAAATAATTGACCCTAATTTTTTAAAACTGATATCTCAAACTTAAAGCTAAATCAAAATCTAAATTATCACCATAATTATTCACAATTCCAAATTCAGGTCTAAAATCAATTGACACTAATAAAGGAATATCAAAGTTATATTCTATTCCAATATTCCCATCACCATTAACAAAAAGACCATCATCAAAGTCATCTTTATATTTGTCTTTGTGATTCCAAGTACCAATACCTGCCCCGAACCCTGCATACCAATTAAAACCATCATCAATATTCCATACCCATTGATAAATACCTGATAGTTTCCAAGCATTTCGGTATTTCGTATTTCTCAAACCTAAATCTATTTCTAATCTATTTTTAGTATTTAATTTTGTTTGATAAGAAATTTCACCACCAAAACCATCATTATCTCCTAATCGAAATCCTAATGCATGCTTTGAAATTTCTTGTGCCTTAGTTTGACAAATAAAACCAGCTATTAAAATAGTGGTAAACAATAATTTTCTCATCTATTTATAAATTTTAAATTATACATGTACATAATCAACATATTTGCAAACCTATTGACAAAAATTTACATAATTTGACTCAAACCACTTAAAATTTAACGCTATTAATTACAAT
The nucleotide sequence above comes from Aureibaculum algae. Encoded proteins:
- a CDS encoding metallophosphoesterase, which encodes MKSFSFFTIVLLCIAILVIDVLAFFGLQPMLNLINTPLIKISIDISFWLFSLGLIISILVLKIKMDSIHPGRKQLLISSLYGLTVSSFIPKIIFVVVIALFYFTNQLLPNSKWFIIVLALLSGFLPFFVIVYAIFKAAYRFKVHHVEVAFKNLPEDFIGFKIVQISDVHIGSFNYRYNILESAVKLINDCKPDVIFFTGDLVNNYAWELNGWSKVFEKLEAKEGKFAVLGNHDYGDYSQWKRPKDKKDNFESIKYFFKKINFNLLLNGVAIIKRNDEEIAIVGVENWGNPPFKQYGNLKKALTGVESIPFKILLSHDPSHWPQEIIDKTDIALTFSGHTHGMQAGFNFKNKKWSPIQYKYKHWAGLYKQNNQYLYVNRGLGWLGFPGRIGMRPEITVLTLNKTP
- the hpf gene encoding ribosome hibernation-promoting factor, HPF/YfiA family; its protein translation is MEIIIQFVKMPTSETMETFVTERLEKLEKKYDWIIKADVSYKLENDPTGKGKICDIRLSLPGPLIFATSDENSWEAATDATIRDIEKQLQKRKASMKTHS